Proteins encoded in a region of the Candidatus Moanabacter tarae genome:
- the tyrC gene encoding Cyclohexadienyl dehydrogenase: protein MQPWCDEVAETPEQAVENADLTVVCCPVQTIHPLVSRIAKNFKSGGLVTDVGSAKGFIAHNCHASMPANVAFIGSHPMAGSERGGMANARADLYTRKTCFVTPLADSKSKAVESIIRFWEALGMNVATVSPETHDEIVAHISHLPHLIASVLCSSLSTRNQNWQGFAGNGLRDATRIASGNPELWKAIIEQNREEIIRAISGFEDDLRSLKSSIINHESLEILSTLKQGKTFRDSMFPPHDIIP, encoded by the coding sequence ATGCAACCATGGTGCGATGAAGTAGCAGAAACACCGGAACAAGCAGTGGAGAATGCGGACCTTACGGTTGTTTGCTGTCCCGTACAGACAATTCATCCCTTGGTTAGCCGTATTGCCAAAAACTTCAAATCCGGAGGGTTGGTCACGGATGTTGGAAGCGCCAAAGGTTTTATCGCCCACAACTGTCATGCATCCATGCCAGCAAATGTCGCATTTATTGGTTCTCATCCTATGGCGGGATCGGAAAGGGGCGGTATGGCAAATGCTCGAGCTGATCTCTATACCCGAAAGACCTGTTTTGTAACGCCTTTGGCGGATTCCAAATCTAAAGCAGTGGAATCAATCATTCGCTTCTGGGAAGCACTCGGTATGAATGTGGCAACAGTCTCTCCCGAGACTCACGACGAGATCGTCGCTCATATTAGCCACTTGCCTCATTTAATAGCCAGTGTCCTGTGCTCTTCCCTTTCAACTCGCAACCAGAACTGGCAGGGCTTCGCAGGTAATGGACTCCGCGATGCCACCCGTATCGCATCGGGTAATCCCGAGTTGTGGAAGGCAATCATCGAGCAGAATCGCGAAGAGATCATTCGTGCAATCAGCGGTTTCGAGGACGATCTTCGATCTCTCAAATCGTCAATCATAAATCACGAGAGTTTAGAAATTCTTAGTACTCTCAAACAAGGTAAAACCTTCCGGGATAGTATGTTCCCTCCTCACGATATAATTCCGTAG
- the fimA gene encoding Fimbrial protein, giving the protein MNRKSGKEGFTLVEIMIVVVIIGLLAALAIPAFNKIRITSQDRAVINNLRQFASAAQQHMLEEGVSQVTSADIVGEGLRINNLQQVANETYLFTVSPETTRLTATINGREIHYNF; this is encoded by the coding sequence ATGAATCGTAAATCGGGGAAGGAGGGGTTTACCCTTGTTGAAATTATGATCGTTGTTGTCATCATCGGTCTTTTAGCGGCGCTGGCGATTCCAGCCTTCAATAAAATTCGAATAACTTCTCAGGACAGAGCGGTTATCAATAATTTGCGTCAATTCGCGTCCGCCGCACAGCAGCATATGCTCGAAGAGGGTGTTTCTCAGGTGACATCTGCTGACATAGTCGGGGAGGGGCTGCGCATCAATAATTTGCAGCAGGTGGCTAATGAGACCTACTTATTCACCGTAAGTCCGGAGACTACTCGGTTGACCGCAACGATTAATGGGCGGGAGATCCATTATAATTTCTAA
- the xseA gene encoding Exodeoxyribonuclease 7 large subunit — protein sequence MNMKQPPLDSEVLTVSTLTRRIKSMLEEELPEVWVRGEVSNFRLQSSGHAYFSLKDGKSQVSGVIFRGDATRLGLALADGMAVIAFGRISVYEPRGSYQLIVRYAIEDGRGRLQLEFERLKAKLAAEDLFNPGRKLPLPTFARTIGFVTSPTGAAIQDFVSILQRRGWRGRLIVLPTKVQGAGAAEEIVQRLQFAEELGLFDLIVVGRGGGSLEDLWPFNEEIVARAVAHCGLPVLSAVGHEIDFTLSDLAASKRAETPSAAAEMISSEYLEVMERLGRVANNLEVILGEAINRYRTRLELLSSKISGLSPIQQVEQFFIRLDDLENRIRYGLLSGIEVKNRLFQDHRIRLAAIAPNARVRLVSVRLESLRRRFQRAQSNSLDRIVLRLKFLLRRLENASPNCILERGFVIVSDENGTLIVRKEGVKPGQILINRFADGELPVKTSEK from the coding sequence ATGAATATGAAACAGCCACCTTTAGATAGTGAAGTTCTGACAGTTTCGACTCTTACGCGGCGTATTAAGTCGATGCTCGAAGAAGAACTGCCCGAAGTGTGGGTGCGAGGAGAGGTTTCTAATTTTCGACTCCAGAGCAGTGGACATGCTTATTTCTCCCTTAAGGATGGGAAAAGTCAGGTGTCGGGGGTGATTTTCCGTGGAGATGCGACACGCCTGGGGCTAGCCTTGGCCGATGGGATGGCGGTTATCGCCTTCGGCCGTATATCAGTCTATGAACCTCGTGGTTCCTACCAGTTAATTGTAAGATATGCGATTGAAGATGGCAGGGGGCGCCTCCAACTCGAATTTGAGCGGCTTAAAGCAAAGCTGGCGGCAGAGGATCTCTTCAATCCGGGTCGAAAGCTTCCGCTTCCGACCTTCGCTCGAACTATCGGATTTGTAACATCACCGACAGGTGCAGCCATTCAGGATTTTGTCAGTATTCTTCAGCGGAGGGGTTGGCGTGGCCGCCTTATTGTACTCCCGACCAAGGTGCAAGGAGCAGGTGCGGCAGAAGAGATTGTGCAACGCCTACAATTTGCCGAGGAATTGGGGTTGTTTGACCTAATCGTAGTCGGACGAGGAGGTGGTAGTTTAGAGGATCTTTGGCCTTTTAATGAAGAGATAGTGGCGCGTGCGGTCGCGCATTGCGGTCTTCCTGTCCTGTCTGCGGTAGGACATGAGATTGACTTCACTCTAAGCGACCTTGCGGCTTCGAAACGGGCCGAAACTCCATCTGCTGCGGCCGAGATGATATCTAGCGAATATCTTGAAGTTATGGAGAGATTAGGCAGGGTAGCTAACAATCTCGAGGTGATCCTTGGAGAGGCAATCAATAGATACAGAACTCGGCTCGAATTGCTGAGCAGCAAAATTTCGGGTCTTTCACCTATCCAGCAGGTAGAGCAATTTTTCATTCGTCTGGATGACCTTGAGAATCGAATTCGATACGGTCTCCTATCTGGGATCGAAGTCAAAAACCGTCTTTTTCAAGATCACCGAATCCGGCTTGCCGCCATTGCTCCTAATGCGAGAGTGAGATTAGTATCTGTTAGATTGGAATCTTTACGTAGACGGTTCCAGCGTGCTCAGAGTAATTCTTTGGATCGAATAGTTCTGAGATTGAAATTTCTTCTTAGAAGGTTGGAGAATGCCAGTCCCAACTGTATCCTAGAAAGGGGATTCGTTATTGTTAGTGACGAAAACGGAACGCTTATAGTCCGCAAGGAAGGCGTGAAACCCGGGCAGATATTGATTAACCGATTCGCCGACGGAGAGCTGCCGGTTAAGACATCTGAGAAGTGA
- the iolE_1 gene encoding Inosose dehydratase → MSRPVTLFTGQWADLSIEELAPKAKEMGYDGLELACWGDHFDVDQATRSKRYCQKHWELLFDHGLSCFSISNHLVGQAVCDHIDERHKAILPPDVWGKGDPAGVQRRAAKKMIKTARASRKFFDLKPKIKGETEFPLVVNGFSGSSIWHAVYAFPPTSQEFLERGFQDFAHRWTPILDEFDKVDVNFGLEVHPTEIAFDIASSQRALRSVNYHKRFGFNYDPSHLGYQGVDYIKFLRIFSDRIYHLHMKDAWWGHGDGTSGIFGGHTDFGDPRRYWDFRSLGHGDVNFEEIIVALNDINYQGPLSVEWEDMRMDRFHGAAEAAAFTRRVDFKPSGVVFDAAFEK, encoded by the coding sequence ATGGCCTCGAGTTGGCCTGTTGGGGAGACCATTTTGACGTTGATCAAGCCACCCGAAGTAAACGGTACTGCCAAAAGCATTGGGAGTTACTCTTCGATCACGGCCTGTCTTGCTTCTCTATCTCCAATCACCTTGTAGGACAGGCAGTTTGCGATCATATTGACGAGAGACATAAAGCTATCCTGCCACCCGATGTTTGGGGAAAAGGTGATCCGGCTGGTGTGCAGCGGAGGGCCGCCAAGAAGATGATCAAAACCGCCAGAGCCAGTCGCAAATTCTTCGACTTGAAGCCTAAGATCAAAGGTGAAACTGAATTCCCCTTGGTAGTTAATGGATTCAGCGGTTCCAGTATCTGGCACGCCGTCTATGCATTTCCTCCTACTAGCCAAGAATTCCTAGAGAGAGGCTTCCAAGACTTTGCCCATCGCTGGACACCGATCCTCGATGAATTTGACAAGGTAGATGTCAACTTTGGCCTGGAAGTTCATCCCACCGAGATAGCATTTGACATCGCTTCCTCTCAAAGAGCCCTTAGATCGGTGAATTACCACAAGCGCTTCGGATTTAACTATGACCCCTCCCACCTTGGTTATCAGGGAGTCGACTATATTAAGTTTTTACGTATTTTCTCGGATCGCATCTACCATCTCCACATGAAAGATGCTTGGTGGGGTCACGGGGATGGCACCTCAGGCATCTTTGGAGGGCACACTGATTTCGGTGATCCGCGACGGTACTGGGATTTTCGTTCCCTTGGCCATGGCGATGTTAATTTCGAGGAAATCATTGTCGCTCTAAACGATATCAACTATCAAGGTCCCCTCTCTGTCGAGTGGGAAGATATGCGGATGGATCGTTTCCACGGGGCAGCTGAAGCCGCAGCTTTTACCCGGCGGGTTGACTTCAAACCCAGCGGTGTCGTCTTCGATGCCGCATTCGAGAAATAA